One window of the Doryrhamphus excisus isolate RoL2022-K1 chromosome 10, RoL_Dexc_1.0, whole genome shotgun sequence genome contains the following:
- the dennd2c gene encoding DENN domain-containing protein 2C isoform X1 translates to MLALRVEQGKRGGAKIEHWQKGAAVGRQDQRSPEQGCNIRQRISQWEGRSQQANPVPGECLSNGCSNKGMPGGLHAKDLSLASDVWESKALTASPGHKAPQRPKSPAVPGGQKSQYISDLGIVTKILPLSADDLEDDMPTGNFYMSRSFWRSLEGDRLLWEKGKKSLGTVQPPPKPQRTFQYEGDKNDTRKWSNQPGGRARRVAHPPSFPPPPCPVPRTNGLSRHKNNRRSFEYEDAVRPSRKQGIMGGETRHSGLHHAYSDDNIYEDIICDVTREHPYEDVKSPMCLPLPRPHTRKLHSKPQTVQTSTMTDAHKPAPPQRHISTQKLHKAPPYVNKIETIFDDKRGRKRVKNQGVSMREETSGTESDPDDDTKAGLRRSVYKQSTLKRRPGYRTLEKDLIQAQQQQLFQIFVVVSLRKGSPGNSYSPEITQQFPKMFEKSSRLSKEAEDQLKVIPKFCFPDPQDWKPSVHAPSETFSFVLTGEDGSRWFCYCRKILPGGKGKRLPEVHCVVSKLGCFNLFAKILEEVERRREISPALVYPFMRSVMEAPFPAPGRTVTVKNFLPGSGNEVLTLCRPVDSRLEHVDFDSLLGCLSVGRLLQVFASLLLERRVIFVADKLSVLSLCGHAVLALLYPFTWQHTFVPVLPATMLDISCSPTPFLIGVLSPCLPQVLELPIEEVLIVDLCADKFVTQLGDEDCILPSKLQAALQQILEERDDIVRQEDGDDTEGETVDLCSLVSEAFVRFFVELVGHYPLHMVESSGGNRELQRDTFRKSHPSRGVRQFLQLFMESQMFAGFVQERELHKATARGLFEVRVAEYLDSSPEPQPSGVNKFLKGLGNKMKLLQMK, encoded by the exons ATGCTGGCTCTGAGAGTGGAGCAAGGCAAGCGAGGGGGTGCTAAAATCGAACATTGGCAGAAAGGGGCTGCCGTCGGACGGCAGGACCAGCGGTCTCCCGAGCAAGGCTGTAACATCAGACAGAGGATCTCTCAGTGGGAAGGTCGCAGCCAGCAGGCGAACCCCGTGCCTGGTGAATGTCTGAGCAATGGATGTTCAAACaagggcatgcctggaggcctCCATGCTAAAGATCTGAGCTTGGCTTCAGATGTTTGGGAATCCAAAGCATTAACCGCTAGCCCAGGACACAAGGCACCGCAAAGACCCAAGTCTCCTGCTGTCCCTGGCGGACAAAAATCACAATATATTTCAGATTTGGGTATTGTGACGAAGATTCTACCTCTGTCAGCTGACGATCTGGAAGATGACATGCCCACCGGGAACTTCTACATGTCAAGGAGCTTCTGGCGGAGCCTCGAGGGGGACCGGCTGCTCTGGGAAAAAGGCAAAAAGTCCCTCGGGACGGTTCAGCCGCCGCCCAAACCTCAGCGAACGTTTCAGTACGAGGGAGACAAAAATGACACCAGGAAGTGGAGCAACCAGCCCGGTGGCAGGGCTCGAAGGGTAGCTCACCCGCCAAGCTTCCCACCTCCACCATGTCCTGTCCCCAGGACCAACGGTCTTTCCAGGCATAAAAATAACAG GAGGTCCTTTGAGTATGAGGATGCCGTACGTCCCTCGAGGAAGCAAGGCATCATGGGAGGCGAGACCCGACACTCTGGCCTTCATCACGCCTATTCCGATGATAATATTTACGAAGACATCATCT GTGACGTGACCCGAGAGCACCCCTATGAGGATGTAAAGTCCCCCATGTGTCTCCCCCTTCCCAGACCTCATACTCGAAAG CTGCATTCAAAACCTCAAACCGTACAGACGTCAACCATGACAGACGCTCATAAGCCTGCACCCCCACAACGACACATAAGCACCCAGAAACTTCACAAAGCACCTCCG TACGTGAATAAGATCGAGACCATATTTGACGACAAACGAGGGAGGAAGCGAGTAAAGAACCAGGGAGTTTCCATGCGAG AGGAGACCAGTGGGACTGAAAGCGATCCTGACGACGACACCAAAG CAGGTTTAAGGAGATCCGTTTACAAACAGTCGACACTAAAGCGCCGGCCTGGCTACCGCACCTTGGAGAAAGACCTGATCCaggctcagcagcagcagctcttccaGATCTTTGTGGTGGTCTCCCTGAGGAAAGGCTCCCCGGGCAACAGCTACTCTCCGGAAATCACGCAGCAGTTCCCCAAAATG TTTGAAAAGTCATCACGGCTCTCGAAGGAAGCCGAGGATCAGCTGAAGGTCATCCCAAAGTTTTGCTTCCCCGACCCGCAAGACTGGAAGCCTTCTGTGCACGCTCCGAG TGAGACGTTCTCCTTCGTCCTGACGGGAGAGGATGGGAGCCGCTGGTTCTGCTACTGTCGTAAGATCCTG CCTGGCGGAAAGGGCAAGAGGCTCCCGGAGGTTCATTGTGTTGTCAGCAAGCTGGGCTGTTTCAACCTGTTTGCCAAG ATTTTAGAGGAGGTGGAGCGTCGCAGAGAGATCTCCCCGGCGCTGGTTTATCCTTTCATGCGCAGTGTGATGGAGGCACCCTTCCCGGCGCCCGGCCGCACGGTCACAGTCAAGAATTTCCTCCCCGGCTCTGGCAATGAG gtgCTGACGTTATGTCGTCCGGTGGATTCCAGATTGGAGCATGTAGACTTTGACAGTTTGCTCGGGTGTCTGAGCGTGGGGAGACTCCTGCAGGTGTTTGCCTCTCTGCTGCTGGAGAGGAGGGTCATCTTTGTTGCTGACAAACTCAG TGTGCTGTCCCTTTGCGGCCATGCAGTGCTGGCGCTGCTGTACCCATTCACCTGGCAGCACACCTTCGTGCCTGTGCTTCCTGCCACTATGTTGGACATCAGCTGCTCCCCAACACCATTCCTCATCGGGGTGCTGTCCCCCTGCTTGCCCCAGGTGCTGGAGCTCCCCATAGAAGAG GTTCTCATCGTGGATCTGTGTGCAGACAAGTTTGTCACTCAG CTGGGGGATGAGGACTGCATCCTGCCCAGTAAACTACAGGCGGCGCTGCAGCAGATTCTGGAGGAGAGAGACGACATTGTGAGGCAGGAGGATGGAGATGACACTGAAG GTGAGACGGTGGACCTGTGCTCGCTGGTGTCGGAGGCCTTTGTGCGCTTCTTTGTGGAGCTGGTGGGCCACTACCCTCTCCACATGGTCGAGTCCTCCGGGGGCAACAGGGAGCTTCAACGCGACACCTTCCGCAAGTCTCACCCGTCCCGCGGCGTGCGTCAGTTCCTGCAGCTTTTCATGGAGTCGCAGATGTTCGCCGGCTTCGTTCAGGAGCGAGAGCTGCACAAGGCCACGGCGAGAG GGCTGTTTGAGGTCAGAGTGGCTGAATATTTGGACTCTTCTCCTGAGCCACAACCAAGTGGGGTTAACAAGTTTCTCAAAGGACTGG GAAACAAGATGAAGCTTctacaaatgaaatga
- the dennd2c gene encoding DENN domain-containing protein 2C isoform X2, which yields MLALRVEQGKRGGAKIEHWQKGAAVGRQDQRSPEQGCNIRQRISQWEGRSQQANPVPGECLSNGCSNKGMPGGLHAKDLSLASDVWESKALTASPGHKAPQRPKSPAVPGGQKSQYISDLGIVTKILPLSADDLEDDMPTGNFYMSRSFWRSLEGDRLLWEKGKKSLGTVQPPPKPQRTFQYEGDKNDTRKWSNQPGGRARRVAHPPSFPPPPCPVPRTNGLSRHKNNRRSFEYEDAVRPSRKQGIMGGETRHSGLHHAYSDDNIYEDIICDVTREHPYEDVKSPMCLPLPRPHTRKLHSKPQTVQTSTMTDAHKPAPPQRHISTQKLHKAPPYVNKIETIFDDKRGRKRVKNQGVSMREETSGTESDPDDDTKGLRRSVYKQSTLKRRPGYRTLEKDLIQAQQQQLFQIFVVVSLRKGSPGNSYSPEITQQFPKMFEKSSRLSKEAEDQLKVIPKFCFPDPQDWKPSVHAPSETFSFVLTGEDGSRWFCYCRKILPGGKGKRLPEVHCVVSKLGCFNLFAKILEEVERRREISPALVYPFMRSVMEAPFPAPGRTVTVKNFLPGSGNEVLTLCRPVDSRLEHVDFDSLLGCLSVGRLLQVFASLLLERRVIFVADKLSVLSLCGHAVLALLYPFTWQHTFVPVLPATMLDISCSPTPFLIGVLSPCLPQVLELPIEEVLIVDLCADKFVTQLGDEDCILPSKLQAALQQILEERDDIVRQEDGDDTEGETVDLCSLVSEAFVRFFVELVGHYPLHMVESSGGNRELQRDTFRKSHPSRGVRQFLQLFMESQMFAGFVQERELHKATARGLFEVRVAEYLDSSPEPQPSGVNKFLKGLGNKMKLLQMK from the exons ATGCTGGCTCTGAGAGTGGAGCAAGGCAAGCGAGGGGGTGCTAAAATCGAACATTGGCAGAAAGGGGCTGCCGTCGGACGGCAGGACCAGCGGTCTCCCGAGCAAGGCTGTAACATCAGACAGAGGATCTCTCAGTGGGAAGGTCGCAGCCAGCAGGCGAACCCCGTGCCTGGTGAATGTCTGAGCAATGGATGTTCAAACaagggcatgcctggaggcctCCATGCTAAAGATCTGAGCTTGGCTTCAGATGTTTGGGAATCCAAAGCATTAACCGCTAGCCCAGGACACAAGGCACCGCAAAGACCCAAGTCTCCTGCTGTCCCTGGCGGACAAAAATCACAATATATTTCAGATTTGGGTATTGTGACGAAGATTCTACCTCTGTCAGCTGACGATCTGGAAGATGACATGCCCACCGGGAACTTCTACATGTCAAGGAGCTTCTGGCGGAGCCTCGAGGGGGACCGGCTGCTCTGGGAAAAAGGCAAAAAGTCCCTCGGGACGGTTCAGCCGCCGCCCAAACCTCAGCGAACGTTTCAGTACGAGGGAGACAAAAATGACACCAGGAAGTGGAGCAACCAGCCCGGTGGCAGGGCTCGAAGGGTAGCTCACCCGCCAAGCTTCCCACCTCCACCATGTCCTGTCCCCAGGACCAACGGTCTTTCCAGGCATAAAAATAACAG GAGGTCCTTTGAGTATGAGGATGCCGTACGTCCCTCGAGGAAGCAAGGCATCATGGGAGGCGAGACCCGACACTCTGGCCTTCATCACGCCTATTCCGATGATAATATTTACGAAGACATCATCT GTGACGTGACCCGAGAGCACCCCTATGAGGATGTAAAGTCCCCCATGTGTCTCCCCCTTCCCAGACCTCATACTCGAAAG CTGCATTCAAAACCTCAAACCGTACAGACGTCAACCATGACAGACGCTCATAAGCCTGCACCCCCACAACGACACATAAGCACCCAGAAACTTCACAAAGCACCTCCG TACGTGAATAAGATCGAGACCATATTTGACGACAAACGAGGGAGGAAGCGAGTAAAGAACCAGGGAGTTTCCATGCGAG AGGAGACCAGTGGGACTGAAAGCGATCCTGACGACGACACCAAAG GTTTAAGGAGATCCGTTTACAAACAGTCGACACTAAAGCGCCGGCCTGGCTACCGCACCTTGGAGAAAGACCTGATCCaggctcagcagcagcagctcttccaGATCTTTGTGGTGGTCTCCCTGAGGAAAGGCTCCCCGGGCAACAGCTACTCTCCGGAAATCACGCAGCAGTTCCCCAAAATG TTTGAAAAGTCATCACGGCTCTCGAAGGAAGCCGAGGATCAGCTGAAGGTCATCCCAAAGTTTTGCTTCCCCGACCCGCAAGACTGGAAGCCTTCTGTGCACGCTCCGAG TGAGACGTTCTCCTTCGTCCTGACGGGAGAGGATGGGAGCCGCTGGTTCTGCTACTGTCGTAAGATCCTG CCTGGCGGAAAGGGCAAGAGGCTCCCGGAGGTTCATTGTGTTGTCAGCAAGCTGGGCTGTTTCAACCTGTTTGCCAAG ATTTTAGAGGAGGTGGAGCGTCGCAGAGAGATCTCCCCGGCGCTGGTTTATCCTTTCATGCGCAGTGTGATGGAGGCACCCTTCCCGGCGCCCGGCCGCACGGTCACAGTCAAGAATTTCCTCCCCGGCTCTGGCAATGAG gtgCTGACGTTATGTCGTCCGGTGGATTCCAGATTGGAGCATGTAGACTTTGACAGTTTGCTCGGGTGTCTGAGCGTGGGGAGACTCCTGCAGGTGTTTGCCTCTCTGCTGCTGGAGAGGAGGGTCATCTTTGTTGCTGACAAACTCAG TGTGCTGTCCCTTTGCGGCCATGCAGTGCTGGCGCTGCTGTACCCATTCACCTGGCAGCACACCTTCGTGCCTGTGCTTCCTGCCACTATGTTGGACATCAGCTGCTCCCCAACACCATTCCTCATCGGGGTGCTGTCCCCCTGCTTGCCCCAGGTGCTGGAGCTCCCCATAGAAGAG GTTCTCATCGTGGATCTGTGTGCAGACAAGTTTGTCACTCAG CTGGGGGATGAGGACTGCATCCTGCCCAGTAAACTACAGGCGGCGCTGCAGCAGATTCTGGAGGAGAGAGACGACATTGTGAGGCAGGAGGATGGAGATGACACTGAAG GTGAGACGGTGGACCTGTGCTCGCTGGTGTCGGAGGCCTTTGTGCGCTTCTTTGTGGAGCTGGTGGGCCACTACCCTCTCCACATGGTCGAGTCCTCCGGGGGCAACAGGGAGCTTCAACGCGACACCTTCCGCAAGTCTCACCCGTCCCGCGGCGTGCGTCAGTTCCTGCAGCTTTTCATGGAGTCGCAGATGTTCGCCGGCTTCGTTCAGGAGCGAGAGCTGCACAAGGCCACGGCGAGAG GGCTGTTTGAGGTCAGAGTGGCTGAATATTTGGACTCTTCTCCTGAGCCACAACCAAGTGGGGTTAACAAGTTTCTCAAAGGACTGG GAAACAAGATGAAGCTTctacaaatgaaatga